A window from Theobroma cacao cultivar B97-61/B2 chromosome 3, Criollo_cocoa_genome_V2, whole genome shotgun sequence encodes these proteins:
- the LOC18605002 gene encoding uncharacterized protein LOC18605002, with product MANLMHKLFKNKSSQRIVVSLQNPQQQQLPKLSPSLIPEQTHHYSLTKPEFLNYSNLFLNTKSSENCKSAEPLKFYPNFPFGYLLNPINSVWFDPLEAVDVEEGAAETEDDDAGKVWADSVKKKRKKKMNKHKYKKLRKRLRRKT from the coding sequence ATGGCCAATCTAATGCACAAACTCTTCAAGAACAAATCTAGTCAAAGAATCGTCGTATCTCTCCAGAACCCACAACAACAACAACTCCCCAAACTTAGTCCTTCACTTATTCCTGAACAAACCCATCATTATTCATTAACCAAACCAGAATTTTTAAACTACTCAAATCTTTTCCTCAATACCAAATCCTCGGAAAATTGCAAATCTGCTGAACCCTTGAAGTTTTACCCCAATTTCCCATTTGGGTATCTATTGAATCCCATTAACTCAGTTTGGTTTGATCCATTGGAGGCAGTCGATGTTGAGGAGGGGGCAGCAGAGACCGAGGATGATGATGCTGGAAAAGTTTGGGCAGATAGtgtgaagaagaagaggaagaagaagatgaacaAGCACAAGTACAAGAAGCTTAGGAAGCGTCTTAGAAGAAAAACTTAG